In one window of Thermodesulfobacteriota bacterium DNA:
- a CDS encoding nicotinate phosphoribosyltransferase, producing MFHISDPEAIRSGRVTDIYFARTLEILKAKGVDKRVRAEFFAKKLPGPYGWGVLAGVEEVAHLMKGKKVNLRCMREGEVFLPWEPVMEIEGRYQEFCVFETALLGLICQATGVATKSARLRIAAGERTIVSFGARRMHPAIAPMIERAAYIGGCDGVAVVVSAELLDIDPMGTMPHSLILVLGDTVEAVKAFDEVVDPKVKRVALVDTFNDEKFESIRCAEGMEGRLHAVRLDTPASRRGDFLRICEEVRWELDLRGYKDVRIFASGGLDEDEVSKLRPLVDAFGVGTAISNAPVVDFAMDIMEIEGEPLAKRGKWSGAKEVGRCVACGSRVISPLGGQAKCACGGEFEMLLKPLLREGEATEELPKPAAIRERVLGRIKALAI from the coding sequence ATGTTCCATATCTCCGACCCGGAGGCCATAAGGAGCGGCAGGGTAACCGACATCTACTTCGCGAGGACGCTCGAGATACTGAAGGCAAAGGGCGTGGACAAGCGCGTGAGGGCCGAGTTCTTCGCGAAAAAGCTCCCGGGCCCTTACGGGTGGGGCGTGCTCGCCGGGGTTGAGGAAGTGGCGCACCTGATGAAGGGGAAAAAGGTGAACCTGAGGTGCATGCGTGAGGGAGAGGTATTCCTCCCCTGGGAGCCTGTCATGGAGATAGAGGGGAGGTACCAGGAGTTCTGCGTCTTCGAGACAGCGCTGCTGGGGCTTATCTGCCAGGCTACGGGAGTGGCCACGAAATCCGCCCGCTTAAGGATAGCGGCGGGCGAGAGGACTATCGTAAGCTTCGGCGCACGGAGGATGCACCCCGCGATAGCCCCCATGATCGAAAGGGCCGCTTATATCGGCGGATGCGACGGCGTGGCAGTGGTCGTCAGCGCCGAGTTGCTTGATATCGACCCGATGGGCACGATGCCGCACTCGCTCATACTCGTCCTCGGGGACACGGTCGAGGCGGTTAAGGCCTTTGACGAGGTGGTGGACCCGAAGGTAAAGAGGGTGGCTCTCGTGGATACCTTCAACGACGAGAAGTTCGAGTCCATAAGGTGCGCCGAGGGCATGGAAGGGCGCCTCCACGCCGTCCGCCTCGATACGCCCGCGTCGAGGCGCGGCGACTTCTTGAGGATATGCGAGGAGGTGAGGTGGGAGCTTGACCTCCGCGGCTACAAGGACGTCCGCATATTCGCCTCGGGCGGCCTGGACGAGGACGAGGTCTCGAAACTCAGACCGCTCGTCGATGCCTTCGGGGTCGGGACCGCCATAAGCAACGCCCCGGTCGTGGACTTCGCGATGGACATAATGGAGATAGAGGGGGAGCCTCTCGCCAAACGGGGCAAGTGGTCAGGGGCCAAGGAGGTCGGAAGGTGCGTTGCCTGCGGAAGTAGGGTGATATCCCCCCTGGGCGGGCAGGCAAAATGCGCGTGCGGGGGCGAGTTCGAGATGCTCCTTAAGCCGCTTTTGAGGGAAGGGGAGGCTACTGAGGAGCTTCCGAAGCCTGCGGCGATAAGAGAGCGGGTCCTTGGGCGGATAAAGGCCCTTGCCATCTGA
- a CDS encoding twin-arginine translocase TatA/TatE family subunit translates to MFGIGIGELILVLIVALIALGPEKLPAMAKALGKAYTEFMKAGEEVKKSFREAAAQTGARGPEKAQAPEPVPGKDKEEA, encoded by the coding sequence ATGTTCGGGATAGGGATAGGCGAACTCATACTGGTCCTCATCGTGGCCTTGATAGCCCTCGGCCCGGAAAAGCTTCCGGCAATGGCAAAGGCGCTCGGCAAGGCGTATACCGAGTTCATGAAGGCCGGGGAAGAGGTCAAGAAGAGCTTCAGGGAGGCCGCCGCCCAGACCGGCGCAAGAGGGCCGGAAAAGGCGCAGGCACCTGAGCCCGTCCCGGGGAAGGACAAGGAAGAGGCATGA
- a CDS encoding universal stress protein produces MPPRTKKPRIQKILFPTDFSGASIHAAGYALSLAEKYKARLRVVHVMETSREARGFYLPHLSFDKLDEEMRASAKDMLRKFVETRFKGFPDVETDLLEGEPYKEILKQVKTVDPDVVVMGTFGKARVDRVIFGSTTERVMRKSPCPVLVVPPPR; encoded by the coding sequence ATGCCGCCCAGGACGAAAAAGCCCAGGATACAGAAGATACTTTTTCCCACCGACTTCTCCGGTGCCTCGATACACGCCGCAGGGTACGCCCTCTCGCTCGCCGAGAAGTATAAAGCCAGGCTCCGGGTGGTCCATGTGATGGAGACGAGCCGCGAGGCAAGGGGCTTCTACCTGCCGCACCTCTCGTTCGACAAGCTCGACGAGGAGATGAGGGCGAGCGCGAAAGACATGCTCAGGAAGTTCGTGGAGACGAGGTTCAAGGGCTTTCCTGATGTCGAGACCGACCTCCTCGAAGGCGAGCCATACAAGGAGATACTAAAGCAGGTGAAGACCGTCGACCCGGACGTAGTGGTCATGGGCACCTTCGGCAAGGCGCGCGTGGACAGGGTCATATTCGGGAGCACCACCGAGCGGGTGATGAGGAAATCTCCTTGCCCGGTGCTCGTGGTGCCGCCGCCGAGGTAA
- a CDS encoding NYN domain-containing protein, producing the protein MNSKKAQRIGLYIDVANITRNGGYGMRFDVLRDFACRDNGEPIRLNAYVAYDEERARTDSDYRERTFNFHSTLRDYGYKVIEKTVAWYTDESGNRFGKANADLDMAVDALLQSENLDKVMMATGDGDFIQVVRALQNRGCRVEAVAFQNVSSNLRREVDLFMSGYLIPNLLPIQEADTKKNWGEVGSRVRGICYTYNRSKNFGFMRYLSKIGPGLWITDTRRADSPYGTAFAHESGFAPGTEINLLPSRDMIFEFELVQGEKGMQASNIVKIHPSAALRPEAVVESK; encoded by the coding sequence GTGAACAGCAAAAAGGCGCAGAGGATAGGGCTCTACATAGACGTGGCCAACATCACGCGTAACGGCGGCTACGGCATGCGGTTCGACGTCTTGAGGGACTTCGCGTGCAGGGACAACGGCGAGCCCATAAGGCTTAACGCCTACGTGGCCTATGACGAGGAGAGGGCAAGGACCGACTCCGATTACAGGGAGCGTACCTTCAACTTCCACTCGACATTGAGGGACTACGGCTATAAGGTCATAGAGAAGACGGTCGCATGGTACACCGACGAGTCCGGGAACCGCTTCGGCAAGGCAAACGCCGACCTCGACATGGCCGTTGACGCGCTCCTCCAGTCCGAGAACCTCGACAAGGTCATGATGGCGACCGGCGACGGCGATTTCATACAGGTCGTGCGGGCGTTGCAGAACAGGGGCTGCCGGGTGGAGGCCGTGGCCTTCCAGAACGTCTCCTCCAACCTCAGGAGGGAAGTGGACCTCTTCATGTCCGGCTATCTCATCCCCAATCTGCTTCCGATACAGGAAGCGGATACGAAAAAGAACTGGGGCGAGGTGGGATCCCGCGTGAGGGGCATCTGCTACACCTACAACCGCTCCAAGAACTTCGGTTTCATGAGATACCTGTCAAAGATAGGCCCAGGCCTCTGGATAACGGACACAAGGAGGGCCGATTCGCCCTACGGCACGGCTTTCGCCCACGAGTCTGGTTTCGCGCCGGGGACAGAGATAAACCTCCTGCCGAGCAGGGACATGATCTTCGAATTCGAGCTCGTACAGGGCGAAAAAGGGATGCAGGCTTCAAATATCGTGAAGATACACCCTTCGGCTGCTCTGCGACCTGAGGCGGTTGTTGAATCAAAATAA
- the tatC gene encoding twin-arginine translocase subunit TatC, protein MTPEDGRMPLTEHLRELRRRLIYSVAAVAAGFIACYYFSERLYWLLASPLVSALPEGQDFMVFTGVVEPFFIYLKVALLGGIIAASPVVLYQAWVFVAPGLYNNERRWFLFTVFFSVVLFAGGAAFAFGVVFPFGFKYLLSYSTEGLKPFLSMGQYFSIATRLLVAFGLVFQLPLAMLVLSRLGIVSARQLALWWRYALVLILVASAVITPTPDIFNQMLMAGPLMVLYGIGIIVAWLFGKKKAPAAQPEGAEGK, encoded by the coding sequence ATGACGCCGGAAGACGGGAGGATGCCGCTTACCGAGCACCTCCGGGAGCTCCGGCGGAGGCTCATCTATTCGGTTGCCGCGGTCGCGGCAGGCTTCATCGCCTGCTATTACTTCTCGGAGAGGCTATACTGGCTCCTGGCCTCGCCGCTTGTCAGCGCCCTTCCCGAGGGGCAGGACTTCATGGTCTTTACGGGAGTCGTCGAGCCCTTCTTCATCTACCTGAAAGTGGCGCTCCTCGGCGGGATCATAGCCGCGAGCCCGGTGGTCCTCTATCAGGCCTGGGTTTTTGTCGCGCCGGGGCTGTACAATAACGAAAGGCGCTGGTTCCTCTTCACGGTCTTCTTTTCGGTCGTCCTCTTTGCCGGGGGCGCGGCCTTCGCCTTCGGGGTCGTCTTCCCGTTCGGCTTCAAGTACCTCTTGAGCTACTCTACCGAGGGCCTGAAGCCCTTCCTGTCGATGGGGCAGTACTTCTCCATCGCCACGCGGCTCCTCGTGGCCTTCGGGCTCGTATTCCAGCTCCCGCTCGCCATGCTCGTCCTCTCAAGGCTCGGGATAGTGTCTGCCCGTCAGCTCGCGCTCTGGTGGAGGTACGCGCTCGTCTTGATACTGGTCGCCTCCGCGGTCATAACCCCGACCCCGGACATATTCAACCAGATGCTCATGGCAGGGCCGCTTATGGTCCTCTACGGGATTGGAATAATAGTGGCATGGCTTTTCGGGAAAAAGAAGGCGCCTGCAGCTCAGCCGGAGGGCGCGGAAGGAAAGTAA